Proteins from a single region of bacterium:
- a CDS encoding DUF971 domain-containing protein, with the protein MSDDAATLTTTPTEIGQAGPRELRIEWADGAVHLYEVRALRLACGCAQCIDEWTGEDRLDPASVPEDVRPLRIEPVGRYALQIEWSDGHGSGIYPFRRLRALGEG; encoded by the coding sequence ATGTCCGACGATGCGGCGACGCTGACCACCACACCGACGGAAATCGGGCAGGCGGGGCCCCGCGAGCTGCGCATCGAATGGGCGGATGGTGCGGTCCACCTCTACGAAGTCCGAGCTCTGCGCCTGGCCTGCGGGTGCGCCCAATGCATCGACGAGTGGACCGGCGAGGATCGCCTCGACCCGGCTTCGGTTCCCGAGGACGTCCGTCCGCTTCGGATCGAGCCGGTCGGGCGCTACGCACTCCAGATCGAGTGGAGCGATGGGCACGGCAGCGGGATCTATCCGTTCCGGCGCTTGAGAGCATTGGGGGAGGGCTGA
- a CDS encoding inosine monophosphate cyclohydrolase produces the protein MTGLAAQAKASFASHLAENPYPGRGLVMGRESAGEGWLQVYWIMGRSPNSQNRIFVADGPELRTEPHDPSAVEDPTNIIYEAMLELPGLHMVSNGNQTRTVADALAAGGTFEAALATRERETDAPNYTPRISGLLDLRGAEASLALSILRANDADPALTDRVTFRPAAPPPGLGFALTTYQGDGSPLPSFRGDPLWLPLDGDADEVADRYWDALDPGNRVALAVKRIPGDGSASQIWIRNRHA, from the coding sequence ATGACCGGCCTCGCCGCTCAGGCCAAGGCGAGCTTCGCCAGCCACCTGGCCGAGAATCCCTACCCGGGCCGCGGGCTGGTGATGGGTCGTGAGTCGGCTGGGGAGGGATGGCTGCAGGTCTATTGGATCATGGGGCGCAGCCCCAACAGCCAGAACCGCATCTTCGTGGCGGACGGGCCTGAGCTTCGTACGGAGCCTCACGATCCGAGCGCCGTGGAGGATCCCACCAACATCATCTACGAGGCAATGCTCGAGTTGCCGGGTCTCCATATGGTGTCGAACGGAAACCAGACCCGGACAGTGGCCGACGCGCTAGCCGCTGGCGGAACCTTCGAGGCTGCGCTCGCCACTCGCGAGCGGGAGACAGACGCCCCGAACTACACACCTCGCATCAGCGGCCTGCTCGACCTGCGCGGGGCCGAGGCGAGCCTGGCCCTTTCGATCCTGCGCGCCAACGATGCCGATCCAGCGCTGACCGACCGTGTCACTTTCCGCCCGGCGGCGCCGCCGCCCGGGTTGGGCTTTGCCCTGACGACCTACCAGGGTGACGGATCGCCGCTTCCCTCTTTTCGGGGCGATCCCCTGTGGCTGCCTCTGGATGGCGACGCTGACGAAGTGGCGGATCGCTATTGGGACGCTCTCGACCCTGGGAACCGGGTTGCTCTCGCGGTGAAGCGGATTCCGGGAGATGGCAGCGCGAG
- the npdG gene encoding NADPH-dependent F420 reductase has product MTTPNSDAIAILGGTGDQGLGLALRFAKAGRSVVIGSRKEDRALTAADEVRQKVPGAEVSGFENSEATPKARIVILSVPFEHTASTVKTIKEALQPGQIVVSMAVPLATAIGDGAVRTLGIWQGSAAEMVKSLVPNGVDVVSAFQNVSAHRLQELADLVECDVLVSGGKDAREEVSALCELVPGLRAINGGPLSNAKIVEEMTALLIGLNIRYKVKEGLGFRITGLPE; this is encoded by the coding sequence ATGACGACACCGAACTCCGATGCCATCGCCATTCTCGGCGGCACAGGCGACCAGGGCCTGGGCCTGGCGCTCCGCTTTGCCAAGGCGGGCCGCTCCGTCGTGATCGGCTCCCGAAAGGAAGATCGCGCCCTGACGGCCGCCGACGAGGTGAGGCAGAAGGTGCCCGGCGCCGAGGTCAGCGGCTTCGAGAACAGCGAGGCCACGCCGAAGGCCCGGATCGTGATCCTCTCCGTCCCCTTCGAGCACACGGCAAGCACGGTCAAGACCATCAAGGAGGCGCTCCAGCCGGGCCAGATCGTCGTTTCGATGGCGGTGCCCCTGGCCACGGCGATCGGTGATGGTGCCGTTCGTACTCTCGGCATCTGGCAAGGTTCGGCGGCGGAGATGGTGAAGAGCCTCGTCCCGAACGGTGTCGACGTGGTGTCGGCCTTCCAGAATGTCTCGGCCCATCGCCTGCAGGAGCTGGCCGATCTCGTCGAGTGCGACGTGCTCGTCTCGGGGGGCAAGGACGCCCGGGAGGAGGTCTCGGCCCTCTGCGAGCTCGTGCCCGGCCTGCGCGCCATCAACGGGGGCCCGCTCTCGAACGCGAAGATCGTGGAGGAGATGACGGCGCTGCTGATCGGCCTGAACATCCGTTACAAGGTGAAGGAAGGGCTGGGGTTCCGCATCACGGGCCTGCCCGAATGA